One genomic window of Canis aureus isolate CA01 chromosome 15, VMU_Caureus_v.1.0, whole genome shotgun sequence includes the following:
- the DDX56 gene encoding putative ATP-dependent RNA helicase DDX56 gives MADPEAVGFEHMGLDPRLLQAVADLGWSRPTLIQEKAIPLALEGKDLLARARTGSGKTAAYAIPALQLLLQRKATGFAVEQAVRGLVLVPTKELARQARSMIQQLASYCARDIRVADVSAAEDSASQRAVLMEKPDIVVGTPSRILNHLQQDSLVLRDSLELLVLDEADLLFSFGFEEELKGLLCHLPRIYQAFLMSATFNEDVQALKELVLHNPVTLKLQESQLPGPDQLRQFQVVCETEEDKFLLLYALLKLSLIRGKCLLFVNTLERSYRLRLFLEQFSIPACVLNGELPLCSRCHIISQFNQGFYDCVIATDAEVLGSLVKGRRRGRGSRGARASDPEAGVARGIDFHHVSSVLNFDLPPTPEAYIHRAGRTARANNPGMVLTFVLPTEQSHLDTIEELLSGENRAPVLLPYQFRMEEIEGFRYRCRDAMRSVTKQAIREARLKEIKEELLHSERLKTYFEDNPRDLQLLRHDLPLHPAIVKPHLGHVPDYLVPPALRGLVRPHKKRKKLASKKVKKAKTQNPLRSFRHRKERRRPTAVPS, from the exons ATGGCGGACCCAGAGGCGGTGGGCTTCGAGCACATGGGCCTCGACCCACGGCTGCTGCAG GCCGTCGCCGACCTGGGCTGGTCGCGACCCACGCTGATCCAGGAGAAGGCCATCCCGCTGGCCCTGGAGGGGAAGGACCTGCTGGCCCGGGCGCGCACCGGCTCGGGGAAGACGGCCGCCTACGCCATTCCTGCGCTGCAGCTGCTGCTCCAGCGGAAggcg ACAGGCTTTGCGGTGGAGCAGGCTGTAAGAGGGCTTGTCCTGGTGCCCACCAAAGAGCTGGCACGGCAGGCCCGATCCATGATTCAGCAGCTGGCTTCCTACTGCGCTCGAGACATCCGGGTGGCTGATGTCTCAGCTGCTGAAGACTCAGCCTCTCAGCG AGCTGTGCTGATGGAGAAGCCTGACATCGTGGTGGGGACCCCGTCTCGCATTTTAAACCACCTGCAGCAGGATAGTTTGGTCCTGCGAGACTCcctggagctgctggtgctggACGAGGCTgaccttcttttctcctttggctTTGAGGAAGAACTCAAAGGTCTTCTCTG TCACTTGCCTCGGATTTACCAGGCTTTTTTGATGTCAGCTACTTTTAACGAGGATGTGCAAGCACTCAAGGAGCTGGTACTTCATAATCCG GTCACTCTCAAGCTGCAGGAGTCCCAGCTGCCCGGGCCAGACCAGTTGCGGCAGTTCCAGGTGGTCTGCgagacagaggaagacaagtTCCTGTTGCTGTACGCCTTGCTCAAGCTGTCGTTGATTCGTGGCAAGTGCCTGCTCTTTGTCAACACCCTGGAGCGGAGCTATCGGTTGCGCCTCTTCCTGGAGCAGTTCAGCATCCCGGCGTGCGTGCTCAACGGAGAGCTCCCACTGTGTTCCAG GTGCCACATTATTTCACAGTTCAACCAGGGTTTCTATGACTGTGTCATAGCGACTGATgctgaagtcctgggatccctaGTCAAGGGCAGGCGTCGGGGCCGAGGATCCCGGGGGGCCAG GGCCTCTGATCCGGAGGCAGGCGTGGCCCGGGGCATAGACTTCCACCATGTGTCTTCTGTTCTCAACTTTgacctgcctcccacccctgaGGCCTACATTCATCGAGCTGGCAG GACGGCACGTGCCAACAACCCTGGCATGGTTTTGACCTTCGTGCTACCAACTGAGCAGTCCCACCTGGACACGATCGAGGAGCTTCTTAGTGGAG AGAACAGAGCCCCCGTCCTGCTTCCCTACCAGTTCCGCATGGAGGAGATTGAGGGTTTCCGCTATCGCTGCCGG GATGCCATGCGTTCAGTGACCAAACAGGCCATTCGAGAGGCGAGGTTGAAGGAGATCAAGGAGGAGCTTCTGCACTCAGAGAGGCTCAAG ACGTACTTTGAGGACAACCCCCGGGACCTGCAGTTGCTGCGGCATGACCTGCCCTTGCACCCTGCCATAGTGAAGCCTCACCTGGGCCACGTCCCTGACTACCTGG TTCCTCCTGCTCTGCGTGGTCTCGTCCGCCCTCACAAGAAGCGGAAGAAACTGGCCTCTAAGAAGGTCAAG AAAGCCAAGACCCAGAATCCCCTGCGCAGCTTCAGGCACAGAAAAGAGAGACGCAGACCCACAGCCGTGCCTTCCTGA
- the TMED4 gene encoding LOW QUALITY PROTEIN: transmembrane emp24 domain-containing protein 4 (The sequence of the model RefSeq protein was modified relative to this genomic sequence to represent the inferred CDS: inserted 2 bases in 1 codon), protein MRTLLSAELRAWKTRGARRTQSGRQSACALSAWPSCVSWTGAQARACATGLGRALAGVWXGWRRAMGRPALLLLALCAAGARGLYFHIGETEKRCFIEEIPDETMVIGNYRTQMWDKQKEVFLPSTPGLGMHVEVKDPEGKVVLSRQYGSEGRFTFTSHMPGDHQICLHSNSTRMALFAGGRLRVHLDIQVGEHANNYPEIAAKDKLTELQLRARQLLDQVEQIQKEQDYQRYREERFRLTSESTNQRVLWWSIAQTAILLLTGIWQMRHLKSFFEAKKLV, encoded by the exons ATGCGCACTCTCCTCTCGGCAGAGCTGCGGGCCTGGAAGACGCGCGGAGCGAGACGGACGCAGAGCGGCCGCCAGAGCGCATGCGCACTCAGCGCCTGGCCCAGCTGCGTCTCCTGGACCGGGGCTCAGGCGCGCGCATGCGCGACGGGCCTCGGGCGCGCGTTGGCAGGTGTCTG CGGGTGGCGGCGGGCGATGGGGCGACCGGCGCTGCTGCTGCTCGCGCTGTGCGCAGCTGGCGCCCGGGGACTCTACTTCCACATCGGCGAGACCGAGAAGCGCTGCTTCATCGAGGAAATCCCCGACGAGACCATGGTCATCG GGAACTACCGCACGCAGATGTGGGACAAGCAGAAGGAGGTCTTCCTGCCCTCGACCCCCGGCCTGGGCAtgcacgtggaggtgaaggaccccGAGGGCAAG GTGGTGCTGTCCCGACAGTATGGCTCCGAGGGCCGCTTCACCTTCACTTCCCACATGCCCGGCGACCATCAGATCTGCCTGCACTCCAATTCCACCAGGATGGCTCTCTTTGCTGGCGGCAGACTG CGCGTGCACCTGGACATCCAGGTTGGGGAGCATGCCAACAACTACCCTGAGATCGCTGCCAAGGACAAACTGACCGAGCTCCAGCTCCGAGCTCGCCAGCTGTTGGATCAAGTGGAACAGATCCAGAAGGAGCAGGATTACCAGAGG TATCGTGAAGAGCGCTTCCGTCTCACCAGTGAGAGCACCAACCAGAGGGTCTTGTGGTGGTCCATTGCTCAGACAGCCATCCTCCTCCTCACTGGAATCTGGCAGATGCGTCACCTGAAAAGCTTCTTTGAGGCCAAGAAGCTGGTGTAG